A section of the Myxocyprinus asiaticus isolate MX2 ecotype Aquarium Trade chromosome 22, UBuf_Myxa_2, whole genome shotgun sequence genome encodes:
- the LOC127413129 gene encoding UPF0461 protein C5orf24 homolog, with protein MMHQVASNSNDYGLGSIGDDGQHPASHFELCSSQSNKFYPSAPPPSLQLPLPNLPPLPQGLIKPMSCQMKDSQNQFHSQTVRMRGAEVPEGSKKKKGPGKSGRRGRPSGTTKSAGYRTSTGRPPGTTRAAGFKTSPGRPLGTTKAAGYKVSPGRPPGSIKTLARLNKLDYSACNGAPFPYTMMQKRALCEATVKEKDTNE; from the coding sequence atgatgcaCCAAGTAGCCAGCAACAGCAATGACTACGGTCTGGGTAGCATTGGGGATGATGGGCAACACCCGGCCAGTCACTTTGAGTTGTGCAGCTCACAATCCAATAAATTTTACCCCTCTGCCCCACCTCCCTCGCTTCAACTGCCACTCCCAAACTTGCCCCCCTTGCCACAGGGCCTGATCAAGCCCATGTCTTGCCAGATGAAAGACTCCCAAAATCAATTTCACTCCCAAACCGTTCGAATGAGGGGTGCCGAGGTACCAGAGGGCTCCAAGAAAAAGAAAGGCCCCGGAAAGTCCGGACGTCGAGGCAGGCCCTCGGGTACCACTAAGTCTGCTGGCTACAGGACAAGTACAGGACGACCACCCGGGACcaccagagcagcgggttttaaAACCAGCCCAGGAAGGCCACTGGGCACCACCAAAGCCGCAGGCTACAAGGTGAGCCCAGGTAGGCCCCCAGGCAGCATCAAGACTCTGGCAAGACTAAACAAACTGGACTATAGCGCTTGCAATGGTGCACCATTCCCTTACACCATGATGCAGAAGAGGGCCTTGTGCGAAGCCACTGTAAAGGAGAAAGACACTAATGAGTGA